From the Blastocatellia bacterium genome, the window AGAGCGCTCATGGGGATGGGTTCGCTGCTGTTCTTCACCGCTCCAGCATGGGCGCAGCAAGGTGGGACGGGAGTGACGGACACGACGTTCAAGTACATCTCGGCTGCCTTCGGCATGGCGCTTGCCGCGGCGGCTGCCGCCTATGCGGACTCACGCGCCATCAGCGCGGCCTGCGAAGGCGTGGCGCGTAACCCGGGA encodes:
- a CDS encoding ATP synthase F0 subunit C, encoding RALMGMGSLLFFTAPAWAQQGGTGVTDTTFKYISAAFGMALAAAAAAYADSRAISAACEGVARNPGAGGRLQTLMLIGVVFIETLVLFTLAVIFLKVV